One Dietzia sp. JS16-p6b genomic window carries:
- a CDS encoding long-chain fatty acid--CoA ligase, producing MSTTTLATRVRDNAAAHPGDVALRRKSRGVWQPTTWAQYWDQIQDVAHALIALGIDTQDRVAIHSENRPEWLICDIATVAVRGVSVGVYPTNPAAEVGYLLENSQVKLLVAEDQEQVDKALAVSEQCPDLTHIVYLEPRGIRGHYDDERLIHWDDFLALGREHRLKDPEAVVRRMEQARPDDLITLVYTSGSTGPPKGAMLTTSNVEFAIDTVMTRGGTSDPPPGPSDYVLTYLPLSHVAERFFTTWMSCASRLQVTFAESIDTVPQNLQEVQPTLVMGVPRIWEKLLASAQIRLEDATWLKRKWSGFWLARAERIGDALVSNGGRHTAASRAWYLVGWICMYRALRVRTGLRYARHAVSGAAPIAPEVLKFFMGIGVPMHELYGMTENSAIATTNKPGRVKLGTVGEPHEGTELKIDERTGEILVRSPAVFAGYWRNPEKTAETIDAEGWLHTGDVGEWVDGTHVKITDRMKDIIITAGGKNVSPSEVENALKVSPYIKEALVIGDGRRYLTALIGIELDTVGDWATRKRIAYTTYRDLTEKPEVRELVQGVVDAANERFNAVEQVKAFALLPKELDHDEGELTATQKVKRSAVTGMFADLVDELYEGAR from the coding sequence ATGAGCACCACCACTCTGGCCACGCGGGTCCGGGACAACGCCGCCGCCCACCCCGGGGACGTGGCACTGCGGAGGAAGTCACGGGGTGTCTGGCAGCCGACGACCTGGGCCCAGTACTGGGACCAGATCCAGGACGTCGCGCACGCGCTGATCGCGCTCGGGATCGACACCCAGGACCGAGTCGCGATCCACAGCGAGAACCGGCCCGAGTGGCTGATCTGCGATATCGCGACCGTGGCCGTCCGGGGCGTCAGTGTGGGCGTCTATCCGACCAACCCGGCCGCCGAGGTCGGGTACCTGCTGGAGAACAGCCAGGTGAAGCTGCTCGTGGCCGAGGACCAGGAGCAGGTGGACAAGGCCCTGGCGGTCTCCGAGCAGTGCCCCGACCTCACCCACATCGTGTACCTGGAACCGCGCGGGATCCGGGGACACTACGACGACGAGCGCCTCATCCACTGGGACGACTTCCTGGCGCTCGGGCGAGAGCACCGTCTGAAGGACCCGGAGGCGGTGGTCAGACGGATGGAGCAGGCACGACCTGACGATCTGATCACCCTCGTCTACACCTCCGGGTCGACCGGCCCACCCAAGGGCGCCATGCTCACCACGTCCAACGTCGAGTTCGCGATCGACACCGTCATGACCCGCGGGGGGACCTCCGATCCGCCCCCGGGGCCCTCCGATTACGTGCTGACCTATCTCCCGCTGTCGCACGTCGCCGAGCGCTTCTTCACCACGTGGATGAGCTGCGCGAGCCGACTCCAGGTGACCTTCGCCGAATCCATCGACACCGTGCCCCAGAACCTCCAGGAGGTGCAGCCCACCCTGGTGATGGGCGTGCCGCGGATCTGGGAGAAGCTCCTGGCCTCGGCCCAGATCCGTCTGGAGGACGCCACCTGGCTCAAGCGGAAGTGGTCGGGTTTCTGGCTGGCGCGCGCCGAGCGGATCGGCGACGCGCTGGTCTCGAACGGCGGACGGCACACGGCGGCGAGCCGGGCGTGGTACCTGGTGGGCTGGATCTGCATGTATCGGGCTCTGCGGGTCCGGACGGGCCTGCGGTACGCACGGCACGCGGTCTCCGGAGCGGCACCGATCGCCCCGGAGGTCCTCAAGTTCTTCATGGGGATCGGCGTCCCGATGCACGAGCTCTACGGGATGACGGAGAACTCGGCGATCGCCACCACGAACAAGCCCGGACGGGTCAAGCTCGGGACCGTCGGTGAACCCCACGAGGGCACCGAACTCAAGATCGACGAGAGGACGGGCGAGATCCTGGTCCGCAGCCCGGCGGTGTTCGCCGGGTACTGGCGAAACCCCGAGAAGACGGCCGAGACCATCGACGCCGAGGGCTGGCTGCACACCGGGGACGTGGGCGAGTGGGTCGACGGGACCCACGTCAAGATCACCGACCGGATGAAGGACATCATCATCACCGCCGGCGGCAAGAACGTCTCGCCGTCCGAGGTCGAGAACGCCCTCAAGGTGTCCCCCTACATCAAGGAGGCCCTCGTGATAGGCGACGGTCGCAGGTACCTCACCGCCCTCATCGGGATCGAGCTCGACACAGTCGGTGACTGGGCCACCCGCAAACGGATCGCCTACACCACCTACCGCGACCTGACGGAGAAACCCGAGGTCCGTGAGCTGGTGCAGGGGGTCGTCGACGCCGCCAACGAGAGGTTCAACGCCGTGGAGCAGGTCAAGGCATTCGCGCTGCTGCCCAAGGAGCTCGACCACGACGAGGGTGAGCTGACCGCCACCCAGAAGGTCAAGCGCTCGGCGGTGACGGGGATGTTCGCGGATCTCGTCGACGAGCTCTACGAGGGGGCACGATGA
- a CDS encoding branched-chain amino acid ABC transporter permease, giving the protein MTQFLSALSVGLGSGAIYALVAIGFVMIFKATGVISFAQPAFLMSGAIIVSFLAPVMGFYVGAILGVIAIGVIALLVERAAIRPMVGKAVFIVAIITVGLDIVIRTVAGMFLGTQPRSVGDPWGTDVSVIGGVIVQHRHVAAFVTAAVIVVALLLFFRYSSVGLAMRAVASDQEAAMAQGVSASAIFALSWAMAGALAALAGIFAATGGPIGNTLWLVALIALPAIVIGGFDSIGGAIIGGLTIGIAQAMVSTYHNQWFDGSGVMPELTTNLGPLMPWIIMLAVLLVRPHGLFGTKEVERV; this is encoded by the coding sequence ATGACCCAGTTCCTCAGTGCCCTGAGCGTCGGTCTGGGGTCGGGTGCCATCTACGCACTCGTCGCGATCGGCTTCGTCATGATCTTCAAGGCCACCGGCGTCATCAGTTTCGCGCAGCCCGCGTTCCTCATGTCCGGGGCGATCATCGTCAGCTTCCTCGCGCCGGTGATGGGGTTCTACGTCGGGGCGATCCTCGGGGTGATCGCCATCGGTGTCATCGCCCTGCTGGTCGAGCGGGCCGCGATTCGCCCGATGGTCGGCAAGGCGGTGTTCATCGTGGCGATCATCACCGTGGGGTTGGACATCGTCATCCGAACCGTCGCCGGGATGTTCCTCGGCACCCAACCGCGCTCGGTCGGGGACCCGTGGGGGACCGACGTCTCGGTGATCGGCGGGGTCATCGTCCAGCACCGGCACGTGGCGGCGTTCGTCACCGCCGCCGTGATCGTCGTCGCCCTGCTGTTGTTCTTCCGGTACTCCTCGGTGGGCCTGGCGATGCGTGCGGTCGCCTCCGACCAGGAGGCGGCGATGGCCCAGGGCGTCAGCGCCAGTGCGATCTTCGCGCTGTCCTGGGCGATGGCCGGGGCCCTGGCGGCACTCGCGGGGATCTTCGCCGCGACGGGCGGCCCGATCGGCAACACCTTGTGGCTCGTGGCTCTTATCGCGTTGCCCGCGATCGTCATCGGCGGGTTCGACTCGATAGGCGGCGCGATCATCGGCGGCCTGACCATCGGCATAGCCCAGGCCATGGTCTCGACCTATCACAACCAGTGGTTCGACGGCAGCGGCGTCATGCCCGAACTCACCACGAACCTGGGTCCGCTGATGCCCTGGATCATCATGCTGGCCGTGCTGCTGGTCAGACCCCACGGACTCTTCGGCACCAAGGAGGTGGAACGGGTATGA
- the cobO gene encoding cob(I)yrinic acid a,c-diamide adenosyltransferase, protein MPQGQPTRVPDDGLSTRQRRNKPLIMVHTGPGKGKSTAAFGLAMRAWNQGWDIGVFQFVKSAKWRIGEQTVMERLARLHAETGEGGPVEWHKMGSGWSWSRKDGTEEDHAADAAEGWAEITRRLAVERHDLYLLDEFTYPMKWGWVDVEDVVETLTSRPGRQHVVITGRDADPRLLDAADLVTEMTKVKHPMDAGQKGQRGIEW, encoded by the coding sequence ATGCCGCAGGGACAACCGACCCGCGTGCCCGACGACGGGCTGAGCACCCGGCAACGCCGCAACAAACCCCTGATCATGGTCCACACCGGGCCCGGCAAGGGGAAGTCCACCGCCGCGTTCGGCCTGGCCATGCGCGCGTGGAACCAGGGCTGGGACATCGGGGTGTTCCAGTTCGTCAAGTCCGCCAAGTGGCGCATCGGCGAACAGACCGTGATGGAGCGCCTCGCCCGACTGCACGCCGAGACCGGTGAGGGCGGGCCCGTCGAATGGCACAAGATGGGCTCCGGCTGGTCCTGGTCGCGCAAGGACGGCACCGAGGAGGACCACGCCGCCGACGCCGCCGAGGGCTGGGCGGAGATCACGCGCCGGCTGGCCGTCGAGCGACACGACCTCTACCTGCTCGACGAGTTCACCTATCCCATGAAATGGGGGTGGGTGGACGTCGAGGACGTGGTGGAGACGCTGACGTCGCGGCCCGGTCGTCAGCACGTGGTGATCACCGGCCGCGACGCCGACCCCCGGCTGCTCGACGCCGCCGACCTGGTGACCGAGATGACCAAGGTCAAGCACCCGATGGACGCCGGCCAGAAGGGGCAGAGGGGGATCGAATGGTGA
- a CDS encoding VWA domain-containing protein, whose translation MPLHYPFSAVVGSDDMALALLLNAVSPSVGGVLIRGEKGTAKSTMVRALAGILPQIEVVTGDRFSSAPADRGGDTPDGPIPHDAPTEHRPVRLVELPIGATEDRIAGSLHLEKALSEGVTAFEPGLLARAHRGLLYVDEVNLLHDHVVDQLLDAAAMGRVTVERDGVSVEHAARFVLIGTMNPEEGELRPQLLDRFGLTVEVSAPREAELRAEVIRRRVAFDSDPDGFRATFATEELALRERIVAARERVGGIELTDWALTTIATVCAGFDVDGMRADIVTARTAAAHAAWEGRDRITRADIRVAARMALPHRRRRAPFDAPGLDEDLLDRLLGDDDEPDPDPDTQPDPQRDPQRDPQPRDDDTAGDATAGRQDADPAASAGDGGHPEPDAQSDGPSPEAVDSTGASSDTDAVADSGADGRPGGATTEPGTVTAGSDPYRTRLLTVAGTGHGVSGRRSRAITTTGRRTGSTGFTGSDVHLPATIRAAAPRQAARGRQPVLDGGRLLLSTRDLRSAVREGREANLVLFCVDASGSMAARTRMEQVKTAILSLLMDAYRRRDTVGLVTFRGSGAQIALPPTSSVDVAAARLAELPAGGRTPLAEGLLTTAEVLRIARVRDPQRRPLVVVVTDGRATHGPDALARSHAAAAGLASLPVASVVVDCESGRFRMGLASELAAHLGAEHIPLGEVTAEGLTDTVRTRTAARQSPAHPEGEVA comes from the coding sequence ATGCCACTGCACTACCCCTTCAGCGCCGTCGTCGGTTCGGACGACATGGCGCTGGCCCTGCTGCTGAACGCGGTCTCACCGTCGGTCGGCGGCGTGTTGATCCGCGGCGAGAAGGGCACCGCCAAGTCCACGATGGTGCGTGCGCTCGCGGGGATCCTGCCGCAGATCGAGGTGGTGACCGGCGACAGGTTCTCCAGCGCGCCCGCCGACCGTGGCGGCGACACCCCCGACGGGCCGATCCCCCACGACGCGCCCACCGAGCACCGACCGGTCCGCCTGGTCGAGCTGCCGATCGGCGCGACCGAGGACCGCATCGCCGGGTCCCTGCACCTGGAGAAGGCCCTGAGCGAGGGAGTGACCGCCTTCGAGCCCGGCCTGCTGGCCCGCGCGCATCGCGGACTGCTCTACGTGGACGAGGTCAACCTGCTCCACGACCACGTGGTGGACCAGCTCCTCGACGCCGCCGCGATGGGACGGGTGACCGTCGAGCGCGACGGGGTGTCGGTGGAACACGCCGCCCGCTTCGTGCTGATCGGCACCATGAATCCCGAGGAGGGCGAGCTCCGGCCCCAGCTGCTCGACCGCTTCGGCCTCACCGTGGAGGTCTCCGCCCCGCGGGAGGCGGAGCTGAGGGCCGAGGTCATCCGTCGCCGGGTCGCCTTCGACTCCGACCCGGACGGCTTCCGCGCGACCTTCGCGACGGAGGAGCTGGCCCTGCGTGAGCGGATCGTCGCCGCCCGGGAGCGCGTGGGCGGCATCGAGCTCACCGACTGGGCGCTCACGACGATCGCGACCGTCTGCGCCGGCTTCGACGTCGACGGCATGCGCGCCGACATCGTCACCGCGCGCACGGCCGCCGCCCACGCCGCCTGGGAGGGGCGGGACCGGATCACCCGCGCCGACATCCGCGTCGCCGCTCGCATGGCGCTGCCCCACCGCCGTCGACGCGCACCGTTCGACGCCCCGGGGCTCGACGAGGACCTCCTCGACCGCCTGCTGGGCGACGACGACGAGCCCGACCCCGACCCCGATACCCAGCCCGACCCCCAACGCGACCCCCAACGCGACCCCCAGCCCCGGGACGACGACACCGCGGGCGATGCCACGGCCGGCCGGCAGGACGCCGACCCCGCCGCCTCCGCGGGGGACGGCGGACATCCCGAGCCGGATGCGCAATCCGATGGGCCGAGCCCGGAGGCGGTCGACAGCACCGGGGCCAGTTCTGACACCGACGCCGTCGCAGATTCCGGCGCGGACGGCCGCCCGGGCGGCGCGACGACCGAGCCGGGGACGGTCACGGCGGGTTCGGACCCGTACCGGACGCGGCTGCTGACCGTCGCAGGGACGGGCCACGGAGTCTCCGGCCGCCGGTCCCGCGCGATCACCACGACCGGCCGCCGGACGGGCTCGACGGGGTTCACCGGTTCCGACGTCCACCTGCCCGCCACCATCCGCGCCGCCGCGCCCCGCCAGGCCGCGCGCGGGCGGCAGCCGGTGCTCGACGGCGGGCGACTGCTCCTGTCCACCCGAGACCTGCGCTCGGCGGTGCGGGAGGGCAGGGAGGCCAACCTGGTGCTGTTCTGCGTGGACGCCTCCGGTTCGATGGCCGCTCGCACCCGCATGGAGCAGGTCAAGACCGCCATCCTCTCCCTGCTGATGGATGCCTACCGCCGCCGCGATACGGTGGGACTGGTGACCTTCCGCGGGTCCGGCGCGCAGATCGCGCTGCCGCCCACCTCCTCGGTGGACGTGGCCGCCGCCCGCCTGGCGGAGCTGCCGGCCGGCGGTCGGACCCCACTGGCGGAGGGCCTGCTCACGACCGCCGAGGTGCTCCGCATCGCCCGGGTCCGCGATCCGCAGCGCAGACCCCTCGTCGTCGTCGTCACCGACGGCCGCGCCACCCACGGCCCGGACGCCCTCGCCCGGTCCCACGCCGCGGCGGCCGGGCTGGCCTCCCTACCGGTGGCGTCGGTGGTGGTGGACTGCGAGAGCGGTCGGTTCCGCATGGGCCTGGCCTCCGAACTCGCCGCCCACCTGGGCGCCGAACACATCCCGCTGGGCGAGGTGACGGCCGAGGGGCTGACCGACACCGTCCGGACCCGCACGGCCGCGCGACAGAGCCCCGCACACCCCGAGGGAGAGGTGGCCTGA
- a CDS encoding cobyrinate a,c-diamide synthase, protein MVTHLPRLVVAAPASGHGKTTVATGLMAALRRRGLTVSGHKVGPDYIDPGYHELATGRPGRNLDPHLVGEDAIVPLLLHGAQAAPRPADVAVIEGVMGLYDGQIGGDGFSSTAHVAGLTDTPVLLVVDISHASRSIAAVVLGMATFDPSVRIGGVILNKAGSLRHSDEVRRALEPLGIPVLGVLSRDDEVTAPSRHLGLVPAAERPGAAGSLDHLADRLADSVDLDAVMRLAHAAPPLAGPAWSAEEALVGGLPDSGPPALALSGPRRPVVAVAGGRAFTFRYAETVELLDAAGCDVAVFDPLADSALPEGTAGVYLGGGFPEVHAAGLAANRPMLTALRTALGAGVPTVAECAGLLYLCRTLDGAPMIGAVPADAAMSPRLTLGYRRVTAGSTNLLTVAGTEVTGHEFHRTTVTPGSGAGTSGAGASAAWTWGDRVEGFATPTLHASYLHTHWAGHPALAARFAAEVARVHSAPPVDGGRRAARVS, encoded by the coding sequence ATGGTGACGCACCTGCCCCGGCTCGTGGTGGCGGCGCCGGCGTCGGGTCACGGCAAGACCACCGTCGCCACCGGGCTCATGGCGGCGCTGCGGCGCAGGGGCCTCACGGTCTCGGGCCACAAGGTGGGGCCCGACTACATCGACCCGGGATATCACGAGCTCGCCACCGGACGACCGGGCCGCAACCTCGACCCGCATCTGGTCGGCGAGGACGCGATCGTTCCCCTGCTGCTCCACGGGGCGCAGGCCGCGCCGCGCCCGGCCGACGTCGCCGTGATCGAGGGCGTGATGGGCCTGTACGACGGCCAGATCGGCGGCGACGGCTTCTCCTCCACCGCCCACGTCGCCGGCCTCACCGACACCCCGGTGCTGCTGGTGGTCGACATCTCCCACGCCTCGCGCAGCATCGCCGCCGTGGTGCTGGGCATGGCGACGTTCGACCCCTCCGTCCGCATCGGCGGGGTGATCCTCAACAAGGCCGGGTCTCTCCGCCACTCGGATGAGGTACGCCGCGCCCTGGAGCCGCTGGGGATCCCCGTGCTCGGGGTGCTGAGCCGGGACGACGAGGTCACCGCGCCGTCCCGTCACCTCGGCCTGGTCCCGGCGGCGGAGCGACCGGGAGCCGCCGGTAGCCTCGACCACCTCGCGGACCGCCTCGCCGACTCGGTGGACCTGGACGCGGTGATGCGCCTGGCCCACGCGGCGCCGCCACTGGCCGGTCCGGCCTGGTCCGCGGAGGAGGCACTGGTCGGGGGCCTGCCCGACTCGGGTCCGCCGGCACTGGCACTGTCCGGGCCACGTCGTCCGGTCGTCGCCGTGGCGGGAGGCCGCGCCTTCACCTTCCGTTACGCTGAGACGGTCGAGCTGCTCGACGCCGCGGGGTGCGACGTGGCCGTCTTCGACCCACTGGCCGACTCCGCACTGCCCGAGGGCACCGCCGGCGTCTACCTCGGCGGCGGGTTCCCGGAGGTGCATGCGGCGGGACTGGCCGCCAACCGGCCGATGCTCACGGCGCTGCGGACCGCCCTCGGCGCCGGTGTGCCCACCGTGGCCGAGTGCGCGGGACTGCTCTACCTCTGTCGCACCCTCGACGGCGCCCCGATGATCGGGGCGGTGCCGGCGGACGCGGCCATGTCCCCGCGCCTCACGCTGGGCTACCGCCGCGTCACCGCGGGGTCGACGAACCTCCTCACCGTGGCGGGCACCGAGGTCACCGGCCACGAGTTCCACCGCACCACGGTCACCCCGGGCTCCGGTGCGGGCACATCTGGCGCGGGCGCGTCCGCGGCGTGGACCTGGGGCGACCGGGTCGAGGGGTTCGCGACCCCCACCCTGCACGCCTCGTACCTCCACACCCACTGGGCCGGGCACCCCGCACTGGCCGCGAGGTTCGCGGCCGAGGTCGCCCGCGTGCACAGCGCGCCGCCCGTCGACGGTGGTCGACGGGCGGCTCGCGTCAGCTGA
- the cbiE gene encoding precorrin-6y C5,15-methyltransferase (decarboxylating) subunit CbiE, giving the protein MNGQVVVVGIGGDGWAGLDEARRRAVLGADVLLGGERHLAMLPPEVTAEREPWPRPLRSALPEVLERYDGRSIVALASGDPLVAGVATTLIDLLGSDHVEVLPAVSSVALARARMRWPAEATVVLRDHRTLVRELAPGRRVLVLSEDRHTPSAVAGVLTGAGFGDSVLTVLSDLGNPDEARQRCVARDWDPGRAAPQLHVLAVECVAGPAARPLGVVPGLPDDAFENDGQLTRRDLRASALSRLAPSAGELLWDVGAGAGSVGIEWMRAHPSCRTVSVEADPERAARVERNAARLGVPSLEVVRGRAPQALEGLPQPDAVFVGGGGTAPGLLRQCWEALRPGGRLVAHAVTIETERVLVDARAEFGGELVRFHVEHADSIGSFTGWAPARAVVQWCAITPFAAVADRRETGESS; this is encoded by the coding sequence ATGAACGGACAGGTGGTCGTGGTGGGGATCGGCGGTGACGGCTGGGCCGGTCTCGACGAGGCCCGTCGCCGCGCCGTCCTGGGCGCCGACGTCCTGCTGGGCGGGGAGCGGCACCTGGCGATGCTGCCCCCCGAGGTGACCGCCGAACGCGAGCCGTGGCCTCGGCCGCTGCGCTCGGCGTTGCCCGAGGTTCTCGAGCGCTACGACGGTCGGTCGATCGTGGCCCTGGCCTCGGGTGACCCGCTGGTCGCCGGGGTGGCCACGACGTTGATCGACCTGCTCGGCTCCGATCATGTGGAGGTGCTGCCGGCCGTGTCGTCGGTCGCGCTGGCCCGGGCCCGGATGCGGTGGCCCGCCGAGGCGACGGTGGTGCTGCGCGATCACCGGACCCTCGTGCGTGAGCTGGCGCCGGGACGGCGGGTGCTGGTGCTCTCCGAGGACCGCCACACGCCGTCTGCCGTCGCCGGGGTGCTGACCGGGGCGGGATTCGGGGACAGCGTGCTCACCGTGCTGTCGGATCTGGGGAACCCGGACGAGGCCCGTCAACGCTGTGTGGCACGCGACTGGGATCCGGGACGCGCGGCGCCCCAGCTGCACGTGCTGGCCGTGGAGTGCGTGGCCGGGCCCGCCGCGCGCCCGCTCGGGGTGGTTCCGGGGCTGCCCGACGACGCCTTCGAGAACGACGGCCAGCTCACCCGCCGCGACCTGCGTGCCTCGGCCCTCTCGCGGCTCGCACCGTCGGCCGGCGAACTGTTGTGGGACGTGGGCGCCGGAGCAGGATCGGTGGGAATCGAGTGGATGCGCGCGCACCCGTCCTGTCGCACTGTGTCCGTAGAGGCCGATCCCGAGCGGGCCGCGCGCGTGGAGCGCAACGCCGCGCGGCTGGGGGTGCCGTCGCTGGAGGTCGTCCGGGGGCGCGCGCCGCAGGCTCTCGAGGGGCTTCCGCAGCCCGATGCGGTGTTCGTGGGTGGCGGAGGCACCGCGCCCGGGCTGCTGCGGCAGTGCTGGGAGGCGCTGCGTCCCGGCGGCAGACTGGTCGCGCACGCCGTGACGATCGAGACGGAGCGGGTGCTCGTCGACGCCCGCGCGGAGTTCGGCGGTGAGCTCGTACGGTTCCACGTGGAACACGCCGACTCGATCGGCTCGTTCACCGGCTGGGCACCCGCGCGGGCCGTGGTGCAGTGGTGTGCGATCACGCCGTTCGCCGCCGTGGCTGACCGCCGGGAGACAGGGGAGAGCTCGTGA
- a CDS encoding branched-chain amino acid ABC transporter permease codes for MSTLVSAAEPSGGSPTPRTATGRRAGFFGGPRGRPELYSSYRQEQALFNTRAKALGAAVLVVLAVLLPLNVSDDVLRILGLGLVLAIGGIGLNLITGYAGQISLGHAFFVGVGAYTASVVAGDPEGRALGLGITFIPAWILAAGAMAALCGVIVAPLATRLRGLYLAVVTLGLVFLGTYIFTEWGSVTGGQGVGREAPRPILFGDDLTLDSAFTSDQKLYWFFLALLLIGALAARNIARSRVGRAFGAIRDRDIAAGVMGVDLARYKLIAFTVSSFYAGVCGSLLFVANRHFGPEQFGLIMSIQFVAIVFIGGAATISGTIMGALLIASLPRISSEMAHFVPYISTAPNVSPNIYEVEAILYGGLIVAFLLFEPRGLFGIWLRMRMYWKSFPFTY; via the coding sequence ATGAGCACACTCGTATCGGCGGCGGAACCGTCGGGGGGATCCCCGACGCCGCGGACCGCGACCGGGCGACGGGCCGGCTTCTTCGGCGGTCCCCGCGGGCGGCCGGAGCTCTACTCCAGCTACCGGCAGGAGCAGGCGCTGTTCAACACGCGGGCCAAGGCGCTGGGCGCCGCCGTGCTCGTCGTCCTCGCCGTCCTGCTGCCGCTCAACGTCAGCGACGACGTGCTGCGGATCCTCGGGCTCGGGCTGGTCCTGGCGATCGGCGGGATCGGGCTCAACCTGATCACCGGTTACGCGGGGCAGATCTCCCTCGGTCACGCCTTCTTCGTGGGGGTCGGCGCGTACACCGCCTCGGTGGTGGCCGGCGATCCCGAGGGGCGTGCGCTGGGCCTGGGGATCACCTTCATCCCGGCGTGGATCCTCGCCGCCGGTGCGATGGCCGCGCTCTGCGGGGTGATCGTGGCGCCGCTGGCCACCAGGTTGCGGGGGCTGTACCTCGCGGTGGTGACGTTGGGCCTGGTCTTCCTCGGCACGTACATCTTCACCGAGTGGGGGAGTGTCACCGGTGGCCAGGGAGTCGGTCGCGAGGCCCCCCGGCCGATCCTGTTCGGGGACGACCTCACCCTCGACAGCGCGTTCACCTCGGACCAGAAGTTGTACTGGTTCTTCCTCGCGCTGCTGTTGATCGGGGCGCTCGCGGCCCGGAACATCGCGCGTTCACGGGTCGGCCGCGCCTTCGGAGCCATCCGCGACCGTGACATCGCGGCCGGCGTCATGGGTGTCGACCTGGCCCGTTACAAGCTCATCGCGTTCACGGTCTCGTCCTTCTACGCGGGTGTGTGCGGGTCGCTGCTGTTCGTCGCGAACCGGCACTTCGGTCCGGAGCAGTTCGGGCTGATCATGTCGATCCAGTTCGTCGCGATCGTCTTCATCGGCGGGGCCGCGACGATCTCCGGCACGATCATGGGCGCCCTGCTGATCGCGTCGCTGCCCCGGATCTCCTCCGAGATGGCGCACTTCGTCCCCTACATCTCCACGGCGCCCAACGTCAGCCCGAACATCTACGAGGTCGAGGCGATCCTGTACGGCGGCCTCATCGTGGCGTTCCTGTTGTTCGAGCCACGCGGCCTGTTCGGCATATGGCTGCGGATGCGGATGTATTGGAAGAGCTTCCCCTTCACCTACTGA
- a CDS encoding ABC transporter substrate-binding protein, translating into MKSKTLRSGVAGLAAVALVLSGCGRDDASDTEVAGITDEPCPNAVDESNGCIYLGAVTDLTGPFSPVGAPMIEGAQAYWQNVNENGGIDGYEVDMVTHVRDSGYNETTHSQEYREIRDQILVLAHSLGTAHTNGILDDTRQQNILAVPASLGSNWLFEDGVLEFGTSYCAEAMNMVDYAVDELDATSVGMVHFPGDYGDDAANGAEIAAEERDIEFTRYTTAPGGTDEQTAVIQRILADRPDVVLLATSAIETGAIVGATVAQGYEGQFIGATPTWSAGLMGSQAAPALEARYRGAATVAPWGYDSEGHNEMREFAESIGAEPNDWFVLGWAAQTVIRGLLQQAIENDDLTRAGVFETADQLTGLDTDGMFAEGAGDYSGDVNEHASRSTIFNRIEAGSPTGLVLEEEWYEGPTAADFEFTEACYLM; encoded by the coding sequence ATGAAGTCCAAGACGCTACGCAGCGGGGTGGCCGGTCTGGCGGCCGTCGCCCTGGTCCTGTCGGGCTGTGGTCGCGACGACGCCTCCGACACCGAGGTCGCCGGGATCACCGACGAGCCGTGCCCGAACGCGGTCGACGAGTCGAACGGCTGCATCTACCTGGGTGCGGTCACCGACCTGACGGGCCCGTTCTCCCCGGTCGGCGCCCCGATGATCGAGGGCGCGCAGGCCTACTGGCAGAACGTCAACGAGAACGGGGGCATCGACGGCTACGAGGTCGACATGGTGACCCACGTTCGCGACAGCGGCTACAACGAGACCACGCACTCCCAGGAGTACCGGGAGATCAGGGATCAGATCCTGGTGCTGGCGCACTCGCTGGGCACGGCCCACACCAATGGCATCCTCGATGACACCCGGCAGCAGAACATCCTGGCGGTTCCCGCCTCGCTGGGGTCGAACTGGCTCTTCGAGGACGGCGTGCTGGAGTTCGGTACCAGCTACTGCGCCGAGGCCATGAACATGGTCGACTACGCCGTCGACGAGCTCGACGCCACGAGCGTCGGGATGGTGCACTTCCCCGGTGACTACGGCGACGACGCGGCCAACGGGGCGGAGATCGCCGCCGAGGAGCGCGACATCGAGTTCACGCGGTACACCACGGCGCCCGGCGGCACCGACGAGCAGACCGCGGTGATCCAGCGGATCCTGGCCGACCGTCCGGACGTCGTCCTGCTCGCCACCAGCGCGATCGAGACCGGCGCCATCGTGGGTGCGACCGTCGCGCAGGGGTACGAGGGCCAGTTCATCGGCGCCACGCCCACCTGGAGCGCGGGGCTGATGGGGAGCCAGGCGGCTCCCGCGCTGGAAGCCCGGTACCGGGGCGCCGCCACCGTCGCGCCCTGGGGATACGACTCCGAGGGTCACAACGAGATGCGCGAGTTCGCCGAGTCCATCGGGGCCGAGCCCAACGACTGGTTCGTGCTGGGATGGGCCGCCCAGACCGTCATCCGCGGTCTGCTCCAGCAGGCCATCGAGAACGACGACCTCACCCGGGCCGGGGTCTTCGAGACCGCCGACCAGCTGACCGGGTTGGACACCGACGGCATGTTCGCCGAGGGCGCAGGTGACTACTCGGGTGACGTCAACGAGCACGCGTCGCGCTCGACCATCTTCAACCGGATCGAGGCGGGCAGCCCGACGGGTCTGGTCCTGGAGGAGGAATGGTACGAGGGGCCGACCGCGGCGGACTTCGAGTTCACCGAGGCGTGCTACCTCATGTGA